The window CAGGGTCATGTGGTGCGCGGCGTGGTGGTCGGTGACGTGCTCGGCGGCGTAGGCGTCGAAGTTCTGCACGACCAGCACCGCGGCGAGGATCCGGCCCAGGGTTCGGTCGGGCCGCCTGCGCCGCCACATGTTCCGGTGGGCGCTCTGGTGGAAGACCATCATCCGCAGGTTGCGCAGCCCGTGCAGGGCCATCGCCCAACCGACGAGCAGACCCACCGGCCACGCCACGAGCCCGAAGAGCATCGTGGTGGCGGTGATCGCGACGCCGACCACGGTGGATCCGACACCGGTGATCAAGTGCGCACTCGGTGTGAGCGGAAGACCTCGTTGTCCCACGAGGGGTTTGCCGATCAGGTAGGTGAGCGGCAATTGAAGCGGCCTGGGCAAGACGCCCAGGCGTTCACGTAAAGCAGTCTCGCCCAGGCATGGCTGAGCCACGTCGTGCATGGTTGAACGTTCCCCCCGTGCTGCAAACTTATGCGTGCAACCACCAAGTAACGTACACATTGGAGCATGGCTGCGCAACGAACGGAGTGGGAATGGAAAAGTACGTCCTGGTTGGTTTCAACAAGGCGGCCCTGGAGTTCCTCGCCGACCGGTTCCCCGCGGGGTCGGTCGTCGTCGTGGAAGAACCCGACGTGATCGCCGCGCGTCGGGTGGATGAACTGATCGCGGACAATCCGTGCGTCGGCGACCTTGTCGGTGCCCCGGTACAGGATGAGCACGATCCCGCCGCGGTCGTCGCCGCCGTCCCGCGCCCGGAGGGTGTGTGCGCGGTCGTCCCGGCCAACGAGTACGGAGTGGTCGCGGCCGCCGCGTTGGCGCAGGCGTGGGGTCTGCCCGGTGCGACCGTCGGCGCTGCCACCGTCCTGCGCGACAAGGTGCGCCTGCGCGAGTGCGCGCTGGCCGCCGGGATCCCGCAGCCCGCGTTCCGGGAGGTCGCCGACGACGCGGGGGTCAAGGAATTCCTTGCCACGCAAGCGGGTGAGGGCGTGCTCAAGCCCGCGAACCGGCAGGGCAGCCTGGGCGTACGGCTGCTCAGCCCTGGGGACGACGTGGCCGAAGCCTGGCGCCGCTGCGTCAGCGAGGACGCGCCGAACCGGCGGCCCAGCCGGGAACTGCCCACGCGCTACCTCGTCGAGCAGCGGCTGCGTGGTGCCGAGGTGAGCGTGGAAGCCCTGGTGTGCAACGGTTCGATGGTCTTCGTCAACGTCACCGCCAAGGACGTGCTGCCCGGCACCCGCCCGGTCGAGATGGGCCACACCGTCCCGGCGGCGCTGCCCCAGGACGTCGTGGTCGAGCTG is drawn from Actinokineospora alba and contains these coding sequences:
- a CDS encoding ATP-grasp domain-containing protein; the protein is MEKYVLVGFNKAALEFLADRFPAGSVVVVEEPDVIAARRVDELIADNPCVGDLVGAPVQDEHDPAAVVAAVPRPEGVCAVVPANEYGVVAAAALAQAWGLPGATVGAATVLRDKVRLRECALAAGIPQPAFREVADDAGVKEFLATQAGEGVLKPANRQGSLGVRLLSPGDDVAEAWRRCVSEDAPNRRPSRELPTRYLVEQRLRGAEVSVEALVCNGSMVFVNVTAKDVLPGTRPVEMGHTVPAALPQDVVVELHELMRRLVTATGFATGVLHAEWMLAAGESPKLIECAGRMPGDSIDHLIDLAYGGSLLLDLITALSGRSPARPAQPLMASAIRFLECGTGEVVAIGDTGSVSAMDGVLEVEVSVGVGDEVGAVNHSWDRPGWIVATGPDSATAAATALAAASSVRIELR